Within the Hevea brasiliensis isolate MT/VB/25A 57/8 chromosome 2, ASM3005281v1, whole genome shotgun sequence genome, the region gataatttcaatatataaaaaACTTTGATCAGAtcctatttcataaatttttaaatcACATAACAGTGGTAAAATGTGTTAATTgaaatttagaatttaaaattattattacttatttaaaataaattattaaaaaatttggaaataattattaaaaatttaaattaatataataatggtACGTATTTACCATCTTCAATACCATGAAAAGAATCAGGTGGTAGAGTACAGCCATTGGCcataaaaaatcaaaccgatagGACCCAACCAGGTTCGAAACGGTGACCTTTTGATTTGTATTCAAGTGTTCTACCACTGAGCTATGGACCGAAGACGTCATTTCATTTTAGTCGTTTATCTTTGTCAATGTTAACAACATTCAAGAGCACATAACATAGCCCCAGAAAGAAAGGATCGGTGTATACAAATCAACGTGAACATCAGCTCAAAATTCAATTTTACcgtggaaataaaaaaaatagaattccATGCCTTCTGCTTTGTAATTATAATTATGTCGGCTAAATTGGTAAATTCAGGCTGCAGCTGCAGGTTGAGGTTGAAAACATGAAAAACGACATGGCTTTGGCATCCCACCAAATAAGGGAAGATGTTAACTGCGCAGTTGAGACTCGGTTGGCCTTGTTCTGTTTCATTTTCATTCTCTTCAATCAGGCGGTTATTTCCACGCCCCCTTCCCTCGTTTCCTTCGCCTCTGTTTCTCCCCTTATACTCTTGTTCATTTCTGCCTGTTTCCCTCACTTTCGCTTTGCTTTCTCAGCTCTTTCTTACTCTGAGAAAGCACAATGGCTTCTGCTTTCTCTGCCACCAAGTTCACTCAGCCTTTGCCTCTCAATACCTCCACCTCCAGATCTCACGGAAAGCAATCTGTTTTCGATCCTCTCAAAAGTTCCACTTCTTTCCTAGGATCTACTCGCAAACTTCGCTTCACTTCTTTTCCCAAATTGAATCAACCCAATTCCCACCGTCCATCACTTGTTGTTGCCGTTTCTGAAGCCGTTAAGGAAAAGAAGCTCAAATCAACCTCCAATCTGGTAATCTATTTCTCATATCTCTCCTTCCTTTATTTCAGTTTACGCTCTATTGGGATTATTGTTTTTCTTtctaatgcttttttttttttttttaaatttcgttTGTGCTTTATAGTTTGGAGTGTTTGTTAGCATGGAGGAACCGAGAAAGAGGACAATTTTACCCCATTAAGCTTAATACAAAACACCTGCTGTGTGTGCtttaatttctcttattttatgaTTAAAAGGACCAAAGTTTCAACatttaatttttcagtgtttgtcTTCTTTTTGCAAATGCAGTAACTATACTTCCCTTGTCTTCACTAATGTTTCTGGATGGCTGTAATTCTGTAATAAGCTTTGATATGTGCCTATGTACTACTTGACGTCTGAATTCGAGAAACTCCGTTTAAGGTACTATTTAATGATCCAAAGAGATAACGAACTTTGTTTTTTCACTTATTTACTTGTTTCTGTATTTAGTTGATCACAAAAGAAGAAGGCTTGGAGCTATATGAGGATATGGTGTTGGGCAGAGCCTTTGAGGACATGTGTGCCCAGATGTATTACAGGGGAAAAATGTTTGGTTTTGTTCATCTCTATAACGGTCAAGAGGCTGTGTCAACTGGGTTCATCAAGCTTTTGAAGAAGGAGGATTATGTTGTTAGCACTTATCGGGATCACGTGCATGCATTGAGTAAGGGCGTCCCTGCTCGTGCTGTAATGAGTGAGCTCTTTGGCAAGACCACCGGGTGTTGTCGAGGCCAAGGTGGATCTATGCACATGTTTTCGAAAGAGCACAATTTGCTTGGTGGTTTTGCGTTTATTGGTGAGGGAATTCCAGTAGCAACTGGTGCAGCTTTTACCTCTAAGTATAAAAGGGAGGTTTTGAAGGAGGGAGATAGCGAGGATGTGACATTGGCGTTTTTTGGAGATGGAACTTGTAATAATGGACAATTCTTTGAGTGTTTGAACCTGGCGGCATTGTGGAAATTGCCCATTGTGTTTGTTGTGGAGAATAACTTGTGGGCAATTGGAATGTCACACCTGAGGGCAACTTCGGATCCAGAGATTTGGAAGAAGGGTCCAGCATTTGGAATGCCTGGTGTTCATGTTGATGGAATGGATGTTTTGAAAGTTAGGGAGGTGGCCAAGGCGGCAATTGGAAGGGCTAGGAGGGGAGAAGGACCAACATTGGTGGAATGTGAGACTTACAGGTTTAGAGGACACTCATTAGCT harbors:
- the LOC110661667 gene encoding pyruvate dehydrogenase E1 component subunit alpha-3, chloroplastic; translation: MASAFSATKFTQPLPLNTSTSRSHGKQSVFDPLKSSTSFLGSTRKLRFTSFPKLNQPNSHRPSLVVAVSEAVKEKKLKSTSNLLITKEEGLELYEDMVLGRAFEDMCAQMYYRGKMFGFVHLYNGQEAVSTGFIKLLKKEDYVVSTYRDHVHALSKGVPARAVMSELFGKTTGCCRGQGGSMHMFSKEHNLLGGFAFIGEGIPVATGAAFTSKYKREVLKEGDSEDVTLAFFGDGTCNNGQFFECLNLAALWKLPIVFVVENNLWAIGMSHLRATSDPEIWKKGPAFGMPGVHVDGMDVLKVREVAKAAIGRARRGEGPTLVECETYRFRGHSLADPDELRDPAEKAHYAARDPIISLKKYIIEKSLASEAELKVIEKKIDEVVEDAVEFANESPLPPRSQLLENVFADPKGFGIGPDGRYRCEDPKFTEGTAHV